One stretch of Streptomyces sp. NBC_01363 DNA includes these proteins:
- a CDS encoding amino acid ABC transporter ATP-binding protein — MVEIRSVHKSFGSLEVLRGIDLSVRAGEVTVVLGPSGSGKSTLLRTINHLEKVDHGWISVDGTLVGHRRDGNKLYELREREVLRRRTRIGFVFQNFNLFPHLTVVENIVEAPVAALGRPKKEAIAAAEKLLARVGLADKAGAYPKQLSGGQQQRVAIARALALEPKLLLFDEPTSALDPELIGEVLDVIKDLALQGTTMIVVTHEIGFAREVADTVVFMDEGRIVEQGAPGDVLDRPEHERTRAFLSKVL; from the coding sequence ATGGTCGAGATCCGCTCCGTCCACAAGAGCTTCGGCAGTCTCGAAGTGCTGCGCGGCATCGACCTGTCCGTACGCGCCGGAGAGGTCACCGTCGTCCTCGGCCCGTCCGGCTCCGGCAAGTCCACGCTCCTGCGCACCATCAACCACCTGGAGAAGGTCGACCACGGCTGGATCAGCGTCGACGGCACCCTGGTCGGCCACCGCAGGGACGGCAACAAGCTGTACGAGCTCCGCGAGCGCGAGGTGCTGCGCCGGCGCACCCGGATCGGCTTCGTCTTCCAGAACTTCAATCTCTTCCCGCACCTCACCGTGGTGGAGAACATCGTCGAGGCCCCGGTCGCCGCCCTCGGCCGCCCGAAGAAGGAGGCCATCGCCGCCGCGGAGAAGCTGCTCGCCCGGGTGGGGCTCGCCGACAAGGCGGGGGCCTACCCCAAGCAGCTGTCCGGCGGGCAGCAGCAACGGGTCGCCATCGCCCGTGCGCTGGCCCTCGAACCGAAGCTGCTGCTCTTCGACGAGCCGACCTCGGCGCTCGACCCCGAGCTGATCGGTGAAGTCCTCGACGTCATCAAGGATCTGGCGCTCCAGGGCACCACCATGATCGTCGTCACGCACGAGATCGGCTTCGCCCGCGAGGTCGCCGACACCGTCGTCTTCATGGACGAGGGACGGATCGTCGAGCAGGGCGCCCCCGGCGACGTACTCGACCGTCCGGAGCACGAGCGCACCCGCGCCTTCCTGTCCAAGGTCCTGTGA
- a CDS encoding FAD/NAD(P)-binding domain-containing protein — MSGTPTLVVIGAGPRGTGLIERIAANAPDLYRNRPLTIHLVDPYPPGGGRIWRHDQSPLLWMNSMAEDVTMFTDETVQQEGPVRPGPALHTWAADIRDGRATLPDRAGVEPELLDEIKALEGSDFPSRRLQSVYLRWVYEQAVAALPEGIAVHWHRGSAVRVTGPREGRQRVWLAGRDTPLLADAVAVTIGHLDAEPDPEQVELADFADRHGLVHLPPDFTADADLTAVPAGEPVIVRGFGLAFVDLMVLLTEGRGGRYEDGEYVPSGREPVLHIGSRRGVPYHSKIGYAWEGGRPPLPRFLGPDRIEALLRTDRPVDFRRDVWPHIDKELGHAHYHRLFTAHPERTTGDRAGFEEKYAAADPAGPELAALVAAAVPDPADRLDLEALDHPLDGVRYPSYDALQEGLRGYITADLERRHDPAHSPDLAVFLGLLSAYGQLIRLGDIGGWWHGFFSYLASGPPGPRLHQLLALSRAGVVRFLGARMTVEADERRGLFLAGSATVPGQRIAARTLVEARLPDPTLERTRSPLLQELYEDGAAATATATGLLSVAPDSGRILDRDGRPHPRRFALGPFTTARAGGAFTRPRTGGPAFRQNDATARAALTFLRDLARSDG, encoded by the coding sequence ATGAGCGGGACGCCGACGCTCGTCGTCATAGGCGCCGGACCGCGCGGCACCGGCCTGATCGAGCGCATCGCCGCCAACGCCCCCGACCTGTACCGGAACCGCCCGCTGACCATCCACCTCGTCGACCCGTACCCGCCCGGCGGCGGACGGATCTGGCGGCACGACCAGTCGCCGCTGCTCTGGATGAACTCCATGGCCGAGGACGTCACGATGTTCACCGACGAAACCGTCCAGCAGGAGGGACCGGTCCGTCCGGGGCCCGCGCTGCACACCTGGGCGGCGGACATCCGGGACGGGCGCGCGACGCTTCCGGACAGGGCAGGTGTGGAACCCGAACTCCTCGACGAGATAAAGGCGTTGGAGGGCAGTGACTTCCCGAGCAGACGACTGCAGAGCGTCTATCTGCGCTGGGTGTACGAGCAGGCCGTGGCCGCCCTCCCGGAAGGCATCGCCGTCCACTGGCACCGGGGCAGCGCCGTCCGTGTCACCGGGCCGCGCGAAGGCCGGCAGCGCGTCTGGCTGGCGGGGCGCGACACGCCGCTGCTCGCCGATGCCGTCGCCGTCACCATCGGCCACCTCGACGCCGAACCCGATCCGGAACAGGTCGAGTTGGCCGACTTCGCGGACCGGCACGGACTCGTCCACCTGCCGCCGGACTTCACCGCCGACGCCGATCTGACCGCGGTGCCGGCGGGCGAGCCGGTCATCGTACGGGGCTTCGGGCTCGCGTTCGTCGATCTGATGGTGCTGCTCACCGAGGGCCGCGGCGGACGGTACGAGGACGGCGAGTACGTGCCGTCCGGCAGGGAGCCCGTGCTCCACATCGGATCGCGCCGGGGCGTCCCGTACCACTCCAAGATCGGCTATGCCTGGGAGGGCGGACGGCCGCCGCTGCCGCGCTTCCTCGGCCCGGACCGGATCGAGGCGCTGCTGAGAACGGACCGGCCGGTCGACTTCCGGCGCGATGTGTGGCCACATATCGACAAAGAGCTCGGCCATGCCCACTACCACCGGCTCTTCACCGCCCACCCCGAGCGCACGACGGGCGACCGGGCCGGCTTCGAGGAGAAGTACGCCGCCGCGGACCCGGCAGGACCCGAGCTGGCCGCCCTCGTCGCGGCCGCCGTCCCCGACCCCGCGGACCGGCTCGACCTCGAAGCGCTCGACCACCCCCTGGACGGGGTGCGCTACCCCTCGTACGACGCACTGCAGGAAGGACTGCGCGGCTACATCACCGCAGACCTGGAGCGTCGCCACGATCCCGCACACAGCCCGGACCTCGCCGTCTTCCTCGGACTGCTGTCCGCCTACGGGCAGTTGATCCGGCTCGGCGACATCGGAGGCTGGTGGCACGGCTTCTTCAGCTATCTCGCCTCCGGCCCGCCCGGACCCCGGCTGCACCAGCTCCTCGCGCTCTCCCGGGCCGGTGTCGTCCGCTTCCTCGGCGCCCGAATGACCGTCGAGGCCGATGAGCGGCGGGGCCTCTTCCTGGCCGGCAGCGCCACCGTGCCGGGGCAGCGGATAGCGGCCCGCACCCTGGTCGAGGCCCGGCTGCCCGACCCCACGCTGGAGCGCACCCGCAGCCCGCTGCTCCAGGAGCTGTACGAGGACGGGGCCGCCGCCACCGCCACCGCCACCGGGCTGCTCTCGGTCGCCCCCGACAGCGGCCGGATCCTGGACCGCGACGGCAGGCCGCACCCGCGCCGCTTCGCGCTCGGCCCGTTCACCACCGCCCGCGCCGGCGGAGCGTTCACCCGGCCGCGCACCGGCGGCCCGGCCTTCCGGCAGAACGACGCCACCGCCCGTGCGGCGCTCACGTTCCTCCGGGACCTCGCCCGTAGCGACGGCTGA
- a CDS encoding amino acid ABC transporter permease — MSLTSDPPIDKATGPHVAPPAADDHDALTVVPVRHPWRWVAVAATAVVLAQFLHGLVTNPGWEWDVFARFFTAETILKAVWVTLQLTLYSTVLGFALGIVLAFMRLSASPFLGAVAHAYIWAFRSIPLIVQLLFWFNLAYLYKELQFGIPFGPGFFSFDTMNLVGAMSAAVLGLALHQAAYAAEIVRGGVLAVDGGQLEAAAALGIPRHRQLRRIVLPQAMRSILPNAANEIISLFKGTSIVSVMAIGELFYQVQVVYGRNGRVVPLLMVATVWYILLTTVLSVLQHYVERHYAKGAAR, encoded by the coding sequence ATGTCCCTCACCAGTGATCCACCCATCGACAAGGCGACCGGACCACACGTCGCCCCGCCCGCCGCCGACGACCACGACGCGCTCACCGTCGTCCCCGTGCGCCACCCCTGGCGCTGGGTCGCCGTCGCCGCCACCGCCGTCGTGCTCGCCCAGTTCCTGCACGGACTGGTCACCAATCCCGGCTGGGAGTGGGACGTCTTCGCCCGGTTCTTCACCGCCGAGACCATCCTCAAGGCCGTCTGGGTCACCCTCCAACTGACCTTGTACAGCACGGTTCTCGGCTTCGCGCTGGGCATCGTGCTCGCCTTCATGCGGCTGTCGGCCAGCCCGTTCCTCGGCGCGGTCGCCCACGCGTACATCTGGGCGTTCCGCTCCATCCCGCTCATCGTCCAGCTGCTCTTCTGGTTCAACCTCGCCTACCTCTACAAGGAGTTGCAGTTCGGCATCCCGTTCGGGCCCGGCTTCTTCTCCTTCGACACGATGAACCTGGTCGGCGCGATGAGCGCGGCCGTACTCGGGCTCGCGCTGCACCAGGCCGCCTACGCGGCGGAGATCGTCCGGGGCGGCGTACTCGCGGTGGACGGCGGCCAGTTGGAGGCCGCCGCGGCGCTCGGGATTCCCCGGCACCGGCAGCTGCGGCGGATCGTGCTCCCGCAGGCGATGCGCTCCATCCTGCCGAACGCCGCCAACGAGATCATCTCGCTCTTCAAGGGCACCTCGATCGTCTCCGTGATGGCGATCGGCGAACTCTTCTACCAGGTCCAGGTCGTCTACGGACGCAACGGCAGGGTCGTGCCCCTGCTGATGGTCGCGACGGTCTGGTACATCCTCCTGACCACCGTGCTCTCCGTCCTCCAGCACTACGTCGAACGTCACTACGCCAAGGGGGCCGCGCGATGA
- a CDS encoding amino acid ABC transporter permease, with protein sequence MSAQTDTLPHSPPAPLGKSDGNDRFRIVPVRRTGQWAAAVAVLALLALALNSVIRNDAFQWDVVAEYFTTTAVLRGLGLTLWLTALVMVLGFALGTLLAVLRLSANRVLQAVSWGYIWLFRSTPTLVQLLFWFNIGALYPEILGVRTVNLLGPVTVAVIGLTLHEAAYAAEVVRGGILSVERGQIEAAQSLGLGPWRRFRRIVLPQAMRSIVPPAGNMLIGTLKGTSIVSIIAVQDLLYSVQLVYHRTYQVIPLLLVATIWYAVVTSLLGIGQHYVERHYARGTAGAR encoded by the coding sequence ATGTCCGCGCAGACAGATACCCTCCCGCACTCTCCCCCCGCCCCGCTCGGCAAGAGCGACGGAAACGACCGGTTCCGGATCGTTCCGGTGCGCCGAACGGGCCAGTGGGCGGCGGCCGTCGCAGTCCTCGCGCTGCTCGCCCTGGCGCTGAACTCCGTCATCCGCAACGACGCCTTCCAGTGGGACGTCGTCGCCGAGTACTTCACCACCACCGCGGTCCTGCGCGGCCTCGGCCTCACCCTCTGGCTCACGGCACTGGTCATGGTGCTCGGCTTCGCCCTCGGCACCCTGCTCGCCGTCCTCAGACTCTCCGCCAACCGCGTGCTGCAGGCGGTCAGTTGGGGGTACATCTGGCTGTTCAGATCCACCCCGACCCTGGTCCAGCTGCTGTTCTGGTTCAACATCGGCGCGCTCTACCCGGAGATCCTCGGCGTCCGTACGGTGAACCTCCTCGGCCCCGTCACGGTCGCCGTCATCGGGCTCACCCTGCACGAGGCCGCCTACGCCGCCGAGGTCGTCCGCGGCGGCATCCTCTCCGTCGAACGCGGACAGATCGAGGCCGCCCAGTCGCTCGGCCTCGGACCCTGGCGCCGGTTTCGCCGGATCGTCCTCCCGCAGGCGATGCGCTCCATCGTCCCGCCCGCCGGGAACATGCTGATCGGCACCCTCAAGGGCACCTCGATCGTCAGCATCATCGCCGTACAGGACCTGCTCTACTCCGTGCAGCTCGTCTACCACCGCACCTATCAGGTCATCCCGCTGCTGCTGGTCGCCACCATCTGGTACGCCGTGGTCACCTCGCTGCTCGGCATCGGCCAGCACTACGTCGAGCGGCACTACGCGCGCGGCACGGCGGGTGCCCGATGA
- a CDS encoding ABC transporter substrate-binding protein: MPRTRHTAAFALITVAALALTACGSGDPASAPAGAAGDGAAKGKVPTTDVVSSVRKDEAAARLLPADVRAAGTLTIAVGVSNPPGATYLADGKTVAGTDIDFADAVARKLGLRFTREVASFEAILPALGSGKYDVGTGNFGVTEERRRTIDFVTYINDGQGFAVRDDSKLKKVTDLTRLCGLTVGTGAGTTFEVTLEENRHLCTDAGRKPYDVKTYNDQGATWASLQQGRSDVVMSTINGLRYAVGQQEGVRFLNEFKRLDVGFAFKKGTPLAPAFQAAVNGLKADGTYDRILEKWGIGASAISTSQISPPEIK, from the coding sequence ATGCCCCGAACCCGGCACACCGCTGCCTTCGCGCTGATCACCGTCGCCGCTCTCGCCCTCACCGCGTGCGGGTCCGGCGACCCGGCGTCCGCACCGGCCGGCGCCGCCGGGGACGGGGCCGCCAAGGGAAAGGTGCCGACGACCGATGTGGTCTCGTCGGTGCGCAAGGACGAGGCCGCGGCGAGACTGCTGCCCGCCGACGTCCGCGCCGCCGGGACCCTGACCATCGCCGTCGGCGTCAGCAACCCGCCGGGCGCCACCTACCTCGCGGACGGGAAGACGGTGGCCGGCACGGACATCGACTTCGCGGACGCGGTGGCCAGGAAGCTCGGGCTGAGGTTCACCCGCGAGGTGGCCTCCTTCGAGGCGATCCTGCCGGCACTGGGCAGCGGAAAGTACGACGTGGGCACCGGGAACTTCGGGGTGACCGAGGAGCGCCGCAGAACCATCGACTTCGTCACGTACATCAATGACGGCCAGGGCTTCGCCGTCCGCGACGACAGCAAGCTGAAGAAGGTCACCGATCTCACCCGGCTCTGCGGCCTGACCGTGGGCACCGGCGCGGGCACCACCTTCGAGGTGACCCTGGAGGAGAACCGGCACCTGTGCACCGACGCGGGCCGCAAGCCGTACGACGTGAAGACGTACAACGACCAGGGCGCCACCTGGGCCTCGCTCCAGCAGGGCCGCAGCGATGTGGTGATGTCCACCATCAACGGGCTGCGGTACGCGGTGGGGCAGCAGGAGGGCGTGCGCTTCCTCAATGAGTTCAAGCGCCTCGACGTCGGCTTCGCCTTCAAGAAGGGCACCCCGCTGGCGCCCGCCTTCCAGGCCGCGGTGAACGGCCTGAAGGCGGACGGCACCTACGACCGGATCCTGGAGAAGTGGGGCATCGGCGCGTCGGCGATCAGTACCTCGCAGATCTCGCCGCCCGAGATCAAGTGA
- a CDS encoding ABC transporter substrate-binding protein codes for MSVRRTLSAALATLTAAGLLTACGAGDAATDEVKPKGQRGTGIDIGPDQHRIRGRKDDAIAAKVPEAVRERGTLRLGASADASPPLGFYATDDKTRIGSEIDLATLIADTLGLKPQFEQVSWENLFVGLDSSKFDGVLSNVTVTEERKEKYDFATYRLDNIAFEARKGSGWKVKEPKDVAGRAIAVSSGTNQEKILVDWSEENVRAGRKPVDIRYFQKDTDYYLALRSGRIDAYLGPGPSANHHVASAGQSEIVGTLSGAGDRLQGRIAATTKKGSGLVGAYAAAIDHIVRDGSYAEVLKRWGLIDEAVTKSEINPPGLPRPEN; via the coding sequence GTGTCCGTCCGCCGCACCCTCTCCGCCGCGCTCGCCACCCTCACCGCCGCGGGACTGCTCACCGCCTGCGGTGCCGGTGACGCCGCGACCGACGAGGTGAAGCCGAAGGGGCAGCGGGGCACCGGTATCGACATCGGCCCCGACCAGCACCGGATCCGGGGCAGGAAGGACGACGCCATCGCGGCGAAGGTGCCCGAGGCCGTCCGCGAACGGGGCACCCTGCGGCTGGGCGCGAGCGCCGACGCCTCGCCACCGCTCGGCTTCTACGCGACCGACGACAAGACCAGGATCGGCTCCGAGATCGACCTGGCGACCCTGATCGCCGACACGCTCGGCCTGAAGCCGCAGTTCGAGCAGGTCTCCTGGGAGAACCTCTTCGTCGGCCTGGACAGCTCCAAGTTCGACGGCGTGCTCTCCAACGTCACGGTCACCGAGGAACGCAAGGAGAAGTACGACTTCGCGACCTACCGGCTCGACAACATCGCCTTCGAGGCCAGGAAGGGCTCCGGCTGGAAGGTGAAGGAGCCGAAGGACGTGGCGGGGAGGGCGATCGCCGTCTCGTCCGGGACCAACCAGGAGAAGATCCTCGTCGACTGGAGCGAGGAGAACGTCAGGGCGGGGCGCAAACCGGTCGACATCAGGTACTTCCAGAAGGACACCGACTACTACCTGGCCCTCCGGTCCGGCCGGATCGACGCCTACCTCGGCCCCGGTCCGTCCGCCAACCACCACGTCGCATCGGCCGGCCAGTCCGAGATCGTCGGCACGCTGTCGGGCGCGGGCGACAGGCTCCAGGGCAGGATCGCCGCCACCACGAAGAAGGGCAGCGGCCTGGTCGGGGCGTACGCGGCCGCCATCGACCACATCGTGCGGGACGGCTCGTACGCCGAGGTGCTGAAGCGCT
- a CDS encoding DUF5685 family protein has translation MFGIVRPCTHRLSEGLRTEWMAHLCGLCLALRSDHGQFARIVTNYDGLIVSVLMEAQAERTTGWRRTAGPCPLRAMRTAPVARGEGARLAAAVSLVLASAKIRDHVADGDGLLRRRPVAAAARRVAAGWDRAGARTGAQLGFDTALLVDAVDRQTGIELIAGPGTPLLTVTEPTETATAAAFAHTAVLAGKPQNAAPLAEAGRLFGRLAHLLDAVEDQEADAASGAWNPLTATGTSRAEARRLCDDALHGVRLALRDAEFTDGKLAHVLLAHELRQSVDRAFGTTACSHQAGGVLPDGAAAPSGTRPTGAFGPPPGNPYAPSPGGPAGPPQPPPEPPRDRRGLIMGCLVWAGLACTCQMCCGTFDDPWSHQRRDGLCNQCDCGDACDACDCCSNCGDCCDSCDCCDCDCSC, from the coding sequence GTGTTCGGAATAGTCAGGCCCTGCACCCATCGATTGTCCGAGGGGCTGAGGACCGAGTGGATGGCCCATCTCTGCGGGCTCTGTCTCGCACTTCGGTCCGATCACGGGCAATTCGCCAGGATCGTAACGAACTATGACGGACTGATTGTTTCTGTTCTGATGGAGGCTCAGGCCGAGCGCACCACCGGATGGCGGCGCACCGCGGGGCCCTGCCCGCTGCGCGCCATGCGGACCGCCCCGGTCGCCCGCGGCGAGGGAGCCAGGCTGGCCGCCGCCGTCTCCCTGGTGCTGGCCTCGGCGAAGATCCGGGACCACGTCGCGGACGGGGACGGCCTGTTGAGGCGCCGCCCGGTGGCCGCCGCCGCACGCCGGGTCGCCGCGGGGTGGGACCGGGCCGGCGCGCGCACCGGCGCACAGCTCGGCTTCGACACCGCCCTGCTCGTGGACGCCGTCGACCGGCAGACCGGCATCGAGCTGATCGCCGGGCCCGGCACCCCGCTGCTCACGGTCACCGAACCCACCGAGACCGCCACCGCGGCCGCCTTCGCCCACACCGCGGTGCTCGCCGGAAAGCCGCAGAACGCGGCACCGCTCGCCGAGGCCGGCCGCCTGTTCGGGCGGCTGGCGCATCTGCTGGACGCCGTGGAGGACCAGGAAGCTGACGCCGCGTCGGGTGCCTGGAACCCGCTCACCGCGACCGGCACCTCGCGCGCCGAGGCGCGACGGCTGTGCGACGACGCGCTGCACGGCGTGCGGCTGGCGCTGCGCGACGCGGAGTTCACCGACGGCAAGCTGGCCCATGTGCTGCTGGCGCACGAACTGCGCCAGTCGGTGGACCGGGCCTTCGGCACCACGGCGTGCTCGCACCAGGCGGGCGGCGTGCTCCCGGACGGAGCTGCCGCCCCGTCAGGCACCCGGCCGACCGGGGCCTTCGGGCCGCCGCCGGGCAATCCGTACGCACCGAGCCCCGGCGGCCCGGCGGGTCCGCCGCAGCCCCCACCCGAGCCGCCGCGCGACCGGCGCGGCCTGATCATGGGCTGCCTGGTGTGGGCGGGACTGGCCTGCACCTGCCAGATGTGCTGCGGCACGTTCGACGACCCGTGGAGCCATCAGCGCCGCGACGGACTCTGCAATCAGTGCGACTGCGGCGACGCCTGCGATGCGTGTGACTGCTGCAGCAACTGCGGGGACTGCTGCGATTCATGCGACTGCTGCGACTGCGACTGCAGCTGCTGA